The Sphingobium aromaticiconvertens genome has a segment encoding these proteins:
- a CDS encoding amidohydrolase family protein yields the protein MAAILPLLQKAGVTIIAGTDAGFLNSFNYPGIGLHDELSLYVDKGLTPAQALSAATRAGPAWFNQLGRYGGVETGKAADMVLLDRDPLKAINATRAIRMVVMGGRAFDRAALDAMLTDTRAKVAAWSAAQAQ from the coding sequence ATGGCCGCCATCTTGCCGCTGCTCCAGAAGGCGGGCGTCACCATCATCGCCGGGACGGACGCGGGTTTCCTCAATTCCTTCAACTATCCGGGCATCGGCCTGCATGACGAACTGTCCCTGTACGTGGACAAGGGACTGACACCCGCACAGGCGCTGTCGGCGGCGACGCGGGCGGGGCCTGCCTGGTTCAATCAACTGGGCCGCTATGGCGGTGTGGAAACTGGCAAGGCGGCGGACATGGTGCTGCTCGACCGCGATCCGCTGAAGGCCATCAACGCCACGCGGGCGATCCGCATGGTGGTGATGGGCGGCAGGGCGTTCGACCGTGCAGCGCTCGACGCCATGCTGACGGACACCCGTGCCAAGGTCGCCGCCTGGTCAGCAGCGCAGGCCCAGTAG